In Curtobacterium sp. TC1, the following proteins share a genomic window:
- the efeB gene encoding iron uptake transporter deferrochelatase/peroxidase subunit, giving the protein MTHPDDDRAARTGVSRRGLFGAGLAAAGAGAGAAAGIGGATAATGVNPFTAAANGDESIDLSQSHPFYATAARQPQGGVQTAPQRYCVFMTFDLSTSVTTELQVLLARWSAAIAQLQAGKTVGSVEPAHGDGVGADTGEALDLGPASLTVTVGLGPGVFDERFGLADKRPAALADVPRLPSDNLQAGLTGGDLSLQACADDPQVAYHAVRDLARMARGTATVRWTVLGFGRASAGPHQSTPRNLMGFKDGTRNITTDEDHDRFVWVDEPGDGAAWMTGGTYQVVRKIRMNIEIWDADVVSDQQRVFGRTKIEGAPLSGGTEHTTPDFAAADRDGAPKIDATSHIALAAHEANGGVKILRRPYNYTDGLNEYGQLDAGLLFLAYMNDPEHFTQLQRKLGASDRLNEYISHIGSAVFAIPPAPRKGSYIGEQLFR; this is encoded by the coding sequence GTGACGCACCCCGACGACGACCGCGCAGCCCGTACCGGGGTCTCCCGGCGCGGGCTGTTCGGCGCGGGACTCGCCGCGGCCGGAGCCGGTGCAGGCGCCGCTGCCGGCATCGGCGGCGCGACGGCCGCGACGGGCGTCAACCCGTTCACGGCGGCCGCGAACGGCGACGAGTCCATCGACCTGTCGCAGAGCCACCCGTTCTACGCGACCGCCGCACGGCAGCCGCAGGGCGGTGTGCAGACCGCGCCCCAGCGGTACTGCGTGTTCATGACGTTCGACCTGTCCACGAGCGTCACGACCGAACTCCAGGTGCTCCTCGCCCGCTGGTCGGCGGCGATCGCCCAGCTGCAGGCCGGCAAGACCGTCGGCAGCGTCGAGCCCGCCCACGGTGACGGCGTCGGCGCGGACACCGGTGAGGCGCTCGACCTCGGCCCGGCGTCCCTGACCGTCACCGTCGGACTCGGCCCCGGCGTCTTCGACGAGCGGTTCGGGCTGGCCGACAAGCGACCGGCCGCGCTCGCCGACGTCCCACGCTTGCCGAGCGACAACCTGCAGGCCGGACTGACCGGCGGCGACCTGTCGTTGCAGGCCTGCGCCGACGACCCCCAGGTGGCGTACCACGCCGTCCGCGACTTGGCCCGGATGGCCCGCGGTACCGCGACCGTGCGCTGGACGGTGCTCGGCTTCGGCCGCGCGTCGGCCGGCCCGCACCAGTCGACGCCGCGCAACCTGATGGGCTTCAAGGACGGCACCCGGAACATCACCACGGACGAGGACCACGACCGCTTCGTCTGGGTCGACGAACCGGGCGACGGTGCGGCGTGGATGACCGGTGGCACGTACCAGGTGGTGCGGAAGATCCGGATGAACATCGAGATCTGGGACGCCGACGTCGTGAGCGACCAGCAGCGCGTGTTCGGCCGGACCAAGATCGAGGGCGCACCGCTGTCCGGTGGGACCGAGCACACGACGCCGGACTTCGCTGCCGCCGACCGCGACGGTGCCCCGAAGATCGACGCGACGTCGCACATCGCCCTGGCCGCCCACGAAGCGAACGGCGGGGTGAAGATCCTGCGCCGTCCGTACAACTACACGGACGGCCTCAACGAGTACGGCCAGCTCGACGCCGGGCTGCTGTTCCTGGCGTACATGAACGACCCGGAGCACTTCACGCAGCTGCAGCGCAAGCTCGGCGCCTCGGACCGACTGAACGAGTACATCTCGCACATCGGGTCCGCCGTGTTCGCGATCCCGCCGGCACCGCGCAAGGGGTCGTACATCGGCGAGCAGCTGTTCCGCTGA
- the efeO gene encoding iron uptake system protein EfeO, with protein sequence MPFGKPPVRPLITLGALGVATALALTGCASSDGASDSSSDAAKVSRVTITLTNDGSDQCKVSETKVPAGPVTFSVENESSTAITEVELLQDQRILGEKENLAPGLDAVQFTATLTGGAYQVYCPGADTELTDFTVTGKVASTANSSAATLLDEGTKGYADYVDGQVTDMVAAVELLQKDVDAGDLDAAKTDYANARPFYEHVESDVDGFVKKGFKATDNAGNLDYLIDMRASNLDPAVGWSGFHAVEKDLFQAGEITASTKKTAADLTENVQLLAKLVPTLDYKPEDLANGAAGLLEEVQSNKVTGEEEAYSHIDLVDLAANVEGARQAFAYLKPGLTKLDPTLTKQIAKQFDATNTLMDGYRNADDLGGFDTWDAATKKSDANAVSQQIQALQDPLSRLAEKVATA encoded by the coding sequence ATGCCGTTCGGTAAGCCCCCCGTTCGACCCCTGATCACCCTCGGCGCCCTCGGCGTCGCCACCGCCCTCGCGCTGACCGGCTGCGCGAGCTCCGACGGTGCCTCCGACAGCTCCTCCGACGCCGCGAAGGTCTCGCGCGTCACCATCACCCTGACGAACGACGGCTCGGACCAGTGCAAGGTCTCCGAGACGAAGGTGCCGGCCGGCCCCGTCACGTTCTCGGTGGAGAACGAGTCCTCGACCGCCATCACCGAGGTCGAACTCCTGCAGGACCAGCGGATCCTGGGCGAGAAGGAGAACCTCGCACCCGGGCTCGACGCCGTGCAGTTCACCGCGACCCTGACCGGTGGGGCGTACCAGGTGTACTGCCCCGGAGCCGACACCGAGCTCACCGACTTCACCGTCACCGGCAAGGTCGCCTCGACCGCGAACAGCAGCGCCGCCACCCTGCTCGACGAGGGCACGAAGGGCTACGCCGACTACGTCGACGGCCAGGTCACCGACATGGTCGCCGCGGTCGAGCTCCTGCAGAAGGACGTCGACGCGGGCGACCTCGACGCCGCGAAGACCGACTACGCCAACGCCCGCCCGTTCTACGAGCACGTCGAGAGCGACGTCGACGGCTTCGTGAAGAAGGGCTTCAAGGCGACCGACAACGCCGGCAACCTCGACTACCTGATCGACATGCGCGCGTCGAACCTCGACCCGGCCGTCGGCTGGAGCGGGTTCCACGCCGTCGAGAAGGACCTGTTCCAGGCGGGGGAGATCACCGCCTCGACGAAGAAGACCGCCGCCGACCTGACCGAGAACGTCCAGCTGCTCGCGAAGCTCGTCCCGACCCTGGACTACAAGCCGGAGGACCTGGCCAACGGCGCGGCCGGCCTGCTCGAAGAGGTCCAGTCGAACAAGGTCACCGGCGAGGAGGAGGCGTACAGCCACATCGACCTCGTCGACCTCGCCGCCAACGTCGAGGGCGCCCGCCAGGCCTTCGCCTACCTCAAGCCGGGCCTGACGAAGCTCGACCCGACGCTGACGAAGCAGATCGCGAAGCAGTTCGACGCGACGAACACGCTGATGGACGGCTACCGGAACGCCGACGACCTCGGCGGCTTCGACACGTGGGACGCCGCGACCAAGAAGTCCGACGCGAACGCGGTCTCGCAGCAGATCCAGGCGCTGCAGGACCCGCTGTCCCGCCTCGCCGAGAAGGTCGCCACGGCGTGA
- the efeU gene encoding iron uptake transporter permease EfeU, with protein sequence MLATLVIGLREGLEATLIVGIIAAFLRRNRVPLAPMWFGVGVAVVLSIAVGFGLQVVEQALPQAQQEGMEAVIGIVAVVFVTGMIVWMRTHARTLTKELEASATEALGRGTAWALAGMAFLAVLKEGFETAVFLLATFQASSDTGLAALGAVIGIAGAVAVGYGIYTGGVRLNLSKFFTGTGVFLVFVAGGLVLTVLRRAHEAGWIVIGQQRTVDLSWLAPNGSVQGALVTGVLGIPPDPRVIEVLGWVLYVVPVLALTLWPRAWRPSPARVPVARAAVAGALALAAAALAIAVPTGGADLPRTAAVSGDATSVSADVHGASGVLRVAGTTTGQEARLTLPTSAHRRVTRAGVAADRWRIRTSATAADRPATLTLDDLVDLFGRIPVGVSPSTNPGPFTARWAVRDTVTLWTVGGGVLDATRDERTVLTLSDGGLPSARTTTLDRSVWSVPDSRVERSATAVATADTRAAELLLWKAWLPIALGVAAAAQALLALRDRRRRTVPVTPTPETVPTRGPPAGYPARSNDYAVR encoded by the coding sequence ATGCTCGCCACCCTCGTCATCGGCCTCCGTGAAGGCCTCGAAGCGACGCTCATCGTCGGCATCATCGCCGCGTTCCTGCGTCGCAACCGTGTCCCCCTCGCCCCCATGTGGTTCGGCGTCGGGGTCGCCGTCGTGCTCAGCATCGCCGTCGGGTTCGGCCTGCAGGTCGTCGAGCAGGCGCTGCCGCAAGCGCAGCAGGAGGGCATGGAGGCGGTCATCGGCATCGTCGCCGTGGTCTTCGTCACCGGCATGATCGTCTGGATGCGCACCCACGCGCGCACGCTCACGAAGGAACTCGAGGCGAGCGCGACCGAGGCGCTCGGCCGCGGCACCGCGTGGGCACTGGCCGGCATGGCCTTCCTCGCCGTCCTCAAGGAGGGCTTCGAGACCGCGGTCTTCCTCCTCGCCACCTTCCAGGCGTCGTCGGACACCGGCCTCGCCGCCCTCGGCGCCGTCATCGGCATCGCCGGCGCCGTCGCCGTCGGGTACGGCATCTACACCGGCGGCGTCCGGCTGAACCTGTCGAAGTTCTTCACCGGCACCGGCGTCTTCCTGGTGTTCGTCGCCGGCGGGCTCGTGCTGACGGTGCTCCGGCGCGCGCACGAGGCCGGGTGGATCGTCATCGGGCAGCAGCGGACCGTCGACCTGTCCTGGCTCGCCCCGAACGGTTCGGTGCAGGGTGCGCTCGTCACGGGCGTGCTCGGCATCCCGCCCGACCCTCGGGTCATCGAGGTGCTCGGCTGGGTCCTGTACGTCGTGCCCGTCCTGGCGTTGACGCTCTGGCCACGCGCCTGGCGTCCGTCACCGGCACGCGTCCCCGTGGCCCGCGCCGCCGTCGCCGGCGCGCTCGCCCTCGCGGCCGCAGCACTGGCGATCGCCGTGCCGACGGGCGGGGCCGACCTGCCGCGCACCGCTGCGGTCAGCGGCGACGCCACGTCCGTCTCGGCGGACGTCCACGGCGCGTCCGGCGTCCTCCGCGTCGCCGGCACCACCACCGGCCAGGAGGCGCGGCTGACGTTGCCGACATCGGCCCACCGCCGCGTGACCCGCGCGGGCGTGGCCGCCGACCGGTGGCGGATCCGCACGTCGGCCACCGCCGCGGACCGCCCCGCGACGCTGACGCTCGACGACCTCGTCGACCTGTTCGGCCGGATCCCGGTCGGCGTCTCGCCGTCGACGAACCCCGGTCCGTTCACCGCCCGGTGGGCGGTGCGCGACACCGTGACCCTCTGGACGGTCGGTGGTGGGGTCCTGGACGCCACCCGCGACGAACGCACGGTGCTGACGCTGAGCGACGGGGGCCTCCCGTCCGCGCGCACCACGACCCTGGACCGCTCCGTGTGGTCCGTCCCCGACTCCCGCGTCGAGCGGTCCGCCACTGCGGTGGCGACCGCGGACACGCGGGCCGCCGAGCTGCTGCTCTGGAAGGCCTGGCTGCCGATCGCCCTCGGCGTCGCGGCCGCCGCCCAGGCGCTGCTCGCACTCCGTGACCGCCGTCGTCGGACGGTACCCGTGACCCCCACCCCCGAAACCGTCCCGACACGCGGCCCACCCGCCGGGTACCCTGCAAGGAGCAACGACTATGCCGTTCGGTAA
- a CDS encoding trimeric intracellular cation channel family protein: protein MNLLSVEGLASVTNVLDLAGVFASALLGGSIARAMDFDLFGFLVVGFVSGLGGGMLRDTLLQNGPPVALVDPLYVPVALAGALIAFFVSFSEITWDRLFTVLDAAVIGFWAVVGVQRTYDAGLEWPAAIIMGTITAVGGGAMRDLLLRRVPAVFGGNALYATVAVAASVVMVVASALGSPSIGIVAAIALSLGLRWGAVRRGWGLPNGRDWQPKSTLGSLLRRGRSLRPDALRLLRRPGRRTGAGSVREEHDTATDSSFDD from the coding sequence ATGAACCTGCTGTCCGTCGAGGGCCTGGCGTCGGTCACGAACGTGCTCGACCTCGCCGGGGTGTTCGCGTCCGCCCTGCTCGGCGGATCGATCGCCCGGGCGATGGACTTCGACCTGTTCGGTTTCCTGGTCGTCGGGTTCGTGTCGGGGCTGGGCGGCGGCATGCTGCGCGACACCCTGCTGCAGAACGGGCCGCCCGTCGCGCTCGTCGACCCGCTCTACGTGCCGGTCGCCCTGGCCGGGGCGCTCATCGCCTTCTTCGTGTCGTTCTCCGAGATCACCTGGGACCGGCTGTTCACCGTGCTCGACGCGGCCGTGATCGGCTTCTGGGCGGTGGTCGGGGTGCAGCGCACCTACGACGCCGGCCTCGAGTGGCCCGCCGCGATCATCATGGGGACGATCACCGCGGTCGGCGGCGGCGCCATGCGCGACCTGCTGCTGCGCCGGGTGCCCGCGGTGTTCGGCGGGAACGCGCTGTACGCCACCGTGGCCGTCGCGGCGTCGGTGGTGATGGTCGTCGCGTCTGCCCTCGGGTCGCCGTCGATCGGGATCGTGGCCGCGATCGCGCTGTCGCTCGGGCTGCGCTGGGGCGCGGTCCGCCGCGGCTGGGGACTGCCCAACGGCCGCGACTGGCAGCCGAAGTCGACGCTCGGCTCGCTGCTGCGGCGTGGGCGGAGCCTGCGACCGGACGCACTCCGGCTGCTCCGACGCCCCGGACGGCGCACGGGAGCGGGCAGTGTCCGCGAAGAACACGACACGGCAACGGATTCCTCGTTCGACGACTGA
- a CDS encoding TetR/AcrR family transcriptional regulator, with protein MNDDVSDSPTPRTPRAEVRERLLSAGAAVFAEQGVHGARLDDVAARAGFSKGAVYSNFSSKEDLLAQVMQRGTNLVLESLRELVRADIAATDIGDVVRAAFGRHDQRAQFALLSEFRAYAIRHPDFLPEFVRQRRVLQDGVHELVRLWFGAHPEVDAGMPLDTFATVLIGANVGIVFDGPALPGVDPGETIAALVEAVVRR; from the coding sequence ATGAACGACGACGTCTCCGACTCCCCCACGCCGCGGACACCACGCGCCGAGGTCCGAGAGCGCCTGCTCAGCGCCGGCGCTGCCGTCTTCGCCGAACAGGGGGTGCACGGTGCACGGCTCGACGACGTCGCCGCCCGTGCCGGGTTCAGCAAGGGCGCGGTCTACTCGAACTTCTCGTCGAAGGAGGACCTGCTCGCGCAGGTCATGCAGCGCGGGACGAACCTGGTGCTCGAGTCCTTGCGCGAACTCGTCCGCGCCGACATCGCGGCGACCGACATCGGCGACGTCGTCCGCGCGGCCTTCGGGCGGCACGATCAGCGCGCACAGTTCGCCCTGCTGTCGGAGTTCCGCGCCTACGCGATCCGGCACCCGGACTTCCTGCCGGAGTTCGTCCGGCAGCGACGGGTGCTGCAGGACGGGGTGCACGAGCTGGTACGGCTGTGGTTCGGGGCGCACCCGGAGGTCGACGCCGGCATGCCGCTCGACACCTTCGCCACCGTGCTGATCGGGGCGAACGTCGGCATCGTGTTCGACGGCCCCGCGCTGCCGGGCGTCGATCCCGGTGAGACCATCGCGGCTCTGGTCGAGGCGGTCGTCCGCCGCTGA
- a CDS encoding transglutaminaseTgpA domain-containing protein, whose amino-acid sequence MSGTAAPSRRPVDVREVLDRDDDTRDTPSTWVVALAPVPVLVAALAIRPLVQGTAWWVSGVVVVAVLVAVMLAVRRRPPGIRFVALVATLVLCSCAAALVNDVQPLGWLDADGALGETLAAIRLNPAPLPQTDAIRLVVTVSIAWVAGVSLFLAAIARIPSLAAAPALVILIVPGIITGQPAGTALVVTTAVAFLALLWLSVRPVQRAVPAAVVGAIGLVVAIGLPAIVPLNASWLSGVTGAVQSPIQPGRPGTLLELGNDLRQPSELEVLRYRSSDGQPEYLKLADLDEFGTGDWVPTVTNAADADTADQQQWAEGVNPRLATRGDVTVRITGLSSTYLPVPSGAVSIDSRSTNLDLSQWRWMGASSTVRSTGPATPRGATYEVYGASTFANAYLDAVAASGALSRADGRGFREPSGDQLQTDLTLPDDLPGNISSTAERVAGASSDDYARARALELWFRSDLFTYSETAPVEQGYDGDSMDVVSTFLRVREGYCVHFSSAMAVMARTLGIPSRIAVGYRAGSAQPDGEYAVSNRQLHSWPELYIQGAGWVAFEPTPDSDAAAQPSTEPTATPTPATPESPLPAPEQSAPAESSATPTPSASALPGASGAAGGSGPAGLLFGAALVLALLVAPGLVRLLRRRSRLSAVAAGRSPAVNAWREVLDDVADHGYAPGLAPPGDAAAAARTARAVLGRLRPVLPASAIPHLDAVVDAVDRERFAGAGVASVDGDALVRHVRQARDALDAAVSGGRVVRSRLLPPSLLPSSAWSHEGRRRSRRPA is encoded by the coding sequence GTGAGCGGCACCGCGGCGCCGTCGCGACGACCCGTCGACGTGCGCGAGGTCCTGGACCGCGACGACGACACCCGCGACACCCCCAGCACCTGGGTCGTCGCACTCGCCCCCGTCCCGGTGCTCGTCGCCGCGCTCGCGATCCGTCCACTCGTGCAGGGCACCGCCTGGTGGGTGTCCGGCGTCGTGGTCGTCGCGGTGCTCGTGGCCGTCATGCTCGCGGTGCGCCGCCGACCCCCGGGCATCCGGTTCGTCGCGCTCGTCGCCACCCTCGTGCTGTGCTCGTGCGCCGCCGCCCTGGTCAACGACGTGCAACCCCTCGGCTGGTTGGACGCCGACGGGGCGTTGGGCGAGACGCTCGCCGCCATCCGCCTGAACCCCGCTCCCTTGCCGCAGACCGACGCGATCCGTCTGGTCGTGACCGTGTCGATCGCCTGGGTGGCGGGCGTCTCGCTCTTCCTCGCCGCCATCGCCCGGATCCCGTCGCTCGCGGCCGCGCCCGCGCTCGTGATCCTCATCGTCCCGGGCATCATCACCGGACAGCCGGCGGGCACCGCCCTCGTGGTCACCACGGCGGTCGCCTTCCTCGCCCTGCTGTGGCTGTCGGTCCGGCCCGTGCAACGTGCGGTGCCGGCCGCGGTCGTCGGCGCGATCGGACTCGTCGTGGCGATCGGCCTGCCCGCGATCGTGCCGCTCAACGCGAGCTGGCTGTCCGGCGTCACCGGGGCCGTCCAGTCGCCGATCCAGCCCGGTCGCCCCGGCACCCTGCTCGAGCTCGGCAACGACCTGCGCCAGCCGAGCGAACTCGAGGTGCTCCGCTACCGGTCGTCGGACGGTCAGCCCGAGTACCTCAAGCTCGCCGATCTCGACGAGTTCGGTACCGGGGACTGGGTACCGACGGTCACCAACGCCGCCGATGCCGACACCGCCGACCAGCAGCAGTGGGCCGAGGGCGTGAACCCCCGGCTGGCGACCCGCGGCGACGTCACGGTCCGGATCACCGGGTTGTCCAGCACCTACCTGCCGGTGCCGTCCGGCGCGGTGTCGATCGATTCGCGGTCCACCAACCTCGACCTGTCCCAGTGGCGCTGGATGGGTGCCTCGAGCACCGTGCGGTCGACCGGTCCGGCCACGCCACGCGGTGCCACGTACGAGGTCTACGGCGCCTCGACCTTCGCCAACGCGTACCTCGACGCCGTCGCGGCCTCGGGTGCCCTGTCCCGTGCCGACGGCCGGGGGTTCCGTGAGCCGAGCGGCGACCAGCTGCAGACCGACCTGACCCTGCCGGACGACCTGCCCGGGAACATCTCGTCGACGGCCGAACGGGTGGCCGGGGCCTCGTCCGACGACTACGCCCGGGCCCGCGCGCTCGAGCTGTGGTTCCGCAGCGACCTGTTCACCTACTCCGAGACCGCCCCTGTCGAGCAGGGCTACGACGGCGACAGCATGGACGTCGTCTCGACCTTCCTGCGGGTGCGCGAGGGGTACTGCGTGCACTTCTCGTCGGCGATGGCCGTGATGGCCCGCACACTCGGCATCCCGTCCCGCATCGCAGTGGGGTACCGGGCCGGGTCGGCGCAGCCCGACGGTGAGTACGCGGTGTCGAACCGGCAGCTGCACTCCTGGCCCGAGCTGTACATCCAGGGCGCCGGGTGGGTCGCGTTCGAGCCGACGCCGGACTCCGACGCGGCAGCGCAGCCGTCGACGGAACCGACGGCGACCCCGACCCCGGCGACCCCGGAGTCCCCGCTCCCCGCGCCCGAGCAGTCCGCTCCCGCCGAGTCCTCCGCGACGCCGACCCCCTCGGCATCGGCGCTGCCCGGTGCGTCCGGGGCCGCGGGCGGCAGCGGTCCGGCCGGCCTGCTCTTCGGCGCGGCACTCGTCCTCGCGTTGCTCGTCGCACCCGGTCTGGTCCGTCTGCTCCGGCGGCGATCGCGGTTGTCCGCCGTCGCTGCCGGGCGCTCCCCGGCGGTGAACGCCTGGCGCGAGGTCCTCGACGACGTCGCCGACCACGGGTACGCCCCGGGACTTGCACCACCGGGCGACGCAGCGGCTGCGGCCCGGACCGCCCGAGCCGTCCTCGGGCGACTCCGTCCGGTGCTGCCCGCCTCGGCGATCCCGCACCTCGACGCCGTGGTCGATGCGGTCGACCGTGAACGGTTCGCGGGCGCCGGGGTCGCCTCGGTCGACGGCGACGCGCTGGTGCGGCACGTCCGGCAGGCGCGGGACGCCCTCGACGCCGCGGTGTCCGGTGGGCGGGTGGTGCGGTCGCGCCTGCTGCCGCCGAGCCTGCTGCCGTCGTCGGCGTGGTCGCACGAGGGCCGTCGCCGCTCCCGTCGCCCCGCCTGA
- a CDS encoding DUF58 domain-containing protein has product MPGRSAPSSLLRRTGAARSTLGRFGRRGLSLLRRTPFPRPTVRGWTVIAIGIGLIGGGLVGTTSVAVSAGLLLLVLVVLGIVMAFVVAAPLRGSRSTARAIVQVGEVYRERITLGSTSLPIGPRSTLLVREQLEDAFASVSEAETYAQVGPGLPPAVLDVEALAMHRGRTLVGPVTIRVEDPFGLLRIDRPVVPAEEVVVVPASAPLTAIDTGALAGAVSADEGRVGQGGSADDSELRPYRPGDPIRRVHWAQSARRGELHVRQTTQAQPPEAVIALDVRRESYQGLGREDLAELSDLGGDQAFEHAVVVAASVARALAARTSRVVLVSDGPSGSTRHAGDVGGLTDVLVGLADVRLRSDARPVTEVLPEVRGRDVHGMTAVVTGNCTAEQAAELVAATSGSSRGIMATIVPPDPVVRGILDRGGWRTLVVPVVGATAAGVAR; this is encoded by the coding sequence ATGCCCGGCCGATCGGCACCGTCGTCGCTGCTGCGGCGCACCGGTGCCGCGCGCTCGACGCTCGGGCGCTTCGGCCGCCGCGGGCTGTCGCTGCTCCGGCGGACGCCGTTCCCCCGCCCGACCGTGCGCGGCTGGACCGTCATCGCGATCGGCATCGGGCTGATCGGCGGCGGACTCGTGGGCACCACCAGCGTCGCCGTGTCGGCCGGTCTGCTGCTGCTCGTGCTCGTCGTGCTCGGCATCGTGATGGCGTTCGTGGTCGCCGCGCCGCTCCGGGGCAGCCGGAGCACGGCCCGCGCGATCGTGCAGGTCGGCGAGGTCTACCGCGAGCGCATCACCCTCGGCAGCACGAGCCTGCCGATCGGTCCGCGATCGACCCTGCTCGTCCGCGAACAGCTCGAGGACGCCTTCGCGAGCGTGTCCGAGGCCGAGACGTACGCCCAGGTCGGACCCGGGCTGCCGCCGGCGGTGCTCGACGTCGAGGCGCTCGCCATGCACCGCGGCCGCACGCTGGTCGGACCGGTCACCATCCGCGTCGAGGACCCCTTCGGCCTGCTCCGCATCGACCGCCCGGTGGTGCCGGCAGAAGAGGTCGTCGTCGTCCCCGCGAGCGCACCCCTCACCGCGATCGACACCGGCGCCCTGGCCGGTGCCGTCTCCGCCGACGAAGGGCGGGTGGGGCAGGGCGGGTCCGCCGACGACAGCGAACTCCGGCCGTACCGTCCCGGCGACCCGATCCGTCGGGTGCACTGGGCGCAGAGTGCTCGTCGCGGCGAACTGCACGTCCGGCAGACCACGCAGGCGCAACCGCCCGAGGCCGTCATCGCCCTCGACGTCCGGCGCGAGTCGTACCAGGGCCTCGGGCGCGAGGACCTGGCGGAGCTGTCCGACCTGGGCGGCGACCAGGCCTTCGAACACGCGGTCGTCGTCGCCGCCAGTGTGGCCCGCGCCCTCGCTGCCCGGACGTCGCGCGTCGTGCTCGTCAGCGACGGACCGTCGGGCAGCACCCGCCACGCCGGGGACGTCGGCGGCCTCACTGACGTGCTCGTCGGACTCGCCGACGTCCGGCTCCGCAGCGACGCCCGCCCGGTGACCGAGGTCCTGCCCGAGGTGCGCGGACGGGACGTGCACGGCATGACCGCCGTCGTCACCGGGAACTGCACCGCCGAGCAGGCGGCCGAACTCGTGGCGGCGACGAGCGGATCGAGCCGCGGGATCATGGCGACGATCGTGCCGCCCGACCCCGTCGTCCGGGGGATCCTCGACCGCGGCGGCTGGCGCACCCTGGTGGTGCCGGTCGTCGGGGCGACCGCGGCCGGAGTCGCCCGGTGA
- a CDS encoding AAA family ATPase, with the protein MPEPTDPAFPLERIRAVGDAIVASVSTVIDGKTEAIRTALTVMLAEGHLLVEDVPGVGKTVLAKALGASVGGSVNRIQFTSDMLPSDVTGVNIFDQSSSTFRFSPGPVFANVVIGDEINRTSPKTQSALLEAMAESQVTVDGVTRQLDRPFMIVATQNPIDMEGTYPLPEAQRDRFMARIAMGYPSVDAERQMLANRGGGDPLSHLRPIVDVTTLRAIIEAVANVHIAPDVEAYVIAIVRSTRTHPDLVLGASPRATLHLAQAARAHAALLGRPFVTPDDVAALAPIVLAHRLVPVARGLGGTGEDTVREIVVRIVSDTAVPFTATPVRS; encoded by the coding sequence GTGCCGGAGCCGACCGACCCCGCCTTCCCCCTCGAGCGCATCCGAGCGGTCGGCGACGCGATCGTCGCGTCCGTGTCGACGGTCATCGACGGCAAGACGGAGGCGATCCGCACCGCGCTCACCGTGATGCTCGCCGAGGGGCACCTGCTCGTCGAGGACGTCCCCGGCGTCGGCAAGACAGTCCTCGCGAAGGCGCTCGGCGCCTCGGTGGGCGGCTCGGTGAACCGCATCCAGTTCACGTCGGACATGCTGCCGTCGGACGTCACCGGGGTGAACATCTTCGACCAGTCCTCGAGCACGTTCCGGTTCTCACCGGGGCCGGTGTTCGCGAACGTCGTCATCGGCGACGAGATCAACCGCACGAGCCCGAAGACCCAGTCCGCCCTGCTCGAGGCGATGGCCGAGTCGCAGGTGACCGTCGACGGGGTGACCCGACAGCTCGACCGGCCGTTCATGATCGTGGCGACGCAGAACCCGATCGACATGGAGGGCACGTACCCGTTGCCCGAGGCGCAGCGCGACCGCTTCATGGCACGCATCGCGATGGGGTACCCGAGCGTCGACGCCGAACGGCAGATGCTGGCGAACCGCGGCGGTGGCGATCCGCTGTCGCACCTGCGTCCGATCGTCGACGTCACCACCCTGCGTGCGATCATCGAGGCCGTCGCGAACGTCCACATCGCCCCCGACGTCGAGGCGTACGTCATCGCGATCGTCCGCTCCACCCGCACCCACCCCGACCTGGTGCTCGGCGCCAGCCCCCGCGCGACACTGCACCTGGCGCAGGCGGCTCGTGCCCACGCGGCGCTGCTCGGCCGGCCGTTCGTCACCCCGGACGACGTCGCCGCGCTGGCACCGATCGTGCTCGCACACCGGCTCGTGCCGGTGGCCCGCGGGCTCGGTGGCACGGGCGAGGACACCGTGCGCGAGATCGTCGTCCGCATCGTCTCCGACACCGCCGTGCCGTTCACGGCGACCCCCGTCCGCTCCTGA